Proteins encoded within one genomic window of Flavobacterium sp. NG2:
- a CDS encoding CHAT domain-containing protein, which translates to MIKKTLFFLLLTITVLGQNTQSLEDSIYQVIDGFVKHPSVEALIKLNQMDRRFWNDKQPKTKEELLAIVILNCNKGYYESQFGKNREATESYEKAWQLFQKNKLSHYDIVEFCLKPLGNLYTVQGDYDNAENIIKQYYYSAIKEKNQSQKIAAILNLSNVYQSAGKTDLAIDLVRKTIQTEKLSKTQKGIFVTNLGNNYLLNYKKALVTQSQNPSGFKKIEQTYLYAIQLLQGDKTQSETLGNCYRNLASLYVQERHYDKANDYFAEAKKLFFATVNRDPRKLAKLYYEEAVLLFEQQKRKEASALIESVFSTLIPKYSNTKNSLPNQKSLYAETILLDAFDLQAAIYSQENQPKKALEAYGLAFYIEDLFANLLIYENSKIITQTRVRTRTEKCIALYDVLYKKEHKQAYIESAFQLAEKTKSTVLKDYLLKTKTASRAEKLHLEQLQNWTVEIAKEQQKGDSADIVKINKAIEKQNELVLSLKKIESEKGATEAPEINIQNLFTKLKDEGVVLLNYFSGSEKTYCFTFENSTIQLKSFSNDKETTTKIWKFIDYFKDADAIVNDVKGYSQTGKIVYDILQLPRKTDFKKLLIIPDGILNFVSFEALITKESTTTNFAKMHYLVQDYAIGYNNSVAFYLNEIEIEKPRKNVLGVFPVFEKTDDALSFSKKEMASIKRNFEGRFFENEQATFDHFKSNASSYSILHLSTHASSGDVETAASIKFYDQDILYPELYSLKINPDLVVLSACETGVGKLYKSEGAMSVARGFQFAGARNLLFSLWKVNDFTTSVFMDYFYKYCNKGESYFEANQKAKLDFLEDKTISNTKKSPYYWSAFVYYGGVESGAETFNYGYLIFGFIAVIGLLLGFTRFKKWKKYKKS; encoded by the coding sequence ATGATAAAGAAGACACTGTTTTTTTTACTTCTCACGATAACAGTTTTGGGACAAAATACGCAATCACTTGAAGATAGTATTTATCAGGTTATTGATGGTTTTGTGAAGCACCCATCAGTCGAAGCCTTGATAAAACTGAACCAAATGGATCGTCGTTTTTGGAATGATAAACAGCCAAAAACAAAAGAGGAACTTCTGGCAATCGTTATTTTAAACTGCAATAAAGGGTATTATGAATCGCAATTTGGGAAAAATAGAGAAGCTACAGAAAGTTATGAAAAAGCTTGGCAGTTATTCCAAAAAAATAAATTATCCCATTATGATATTGTCGAGTTTTGTTTGAAGCCGTTAGGGAATTTATATACCGTTCAGGGAGATTATGACAATGCTGAAAATATCATAAAACAATATTATTATAGTGCGATAAAAGAAAAAAATCAAAGCCAAAAAATAGCAGCAATACTTAATTTATCAAATGTGTACCAAAGCGCAGGCAAAACAGATTTGGCTATTGATTTAGTTCGAAAAACCATTCAAACCGAAAAATTATCTAAAACCCAAAAAGGGATTTTTGTTACTAATTTGGGGAATAACTATTTATTGAATTACAAAAAAGCATTGGTTACTCAATCGCAAAATCCTTCTGGTTTTAAAAAAATAGAACAAACCTATTTGTATGCGATACAATTGTTACAAGGGGATAAAACACAATCTGAAACCCTGGGGAATTGTTACCGAAATTTAGCGTCACTTTATGTTCAGGAACGACATTATGATAAAGCTAACGACTATTTTGCAGAAGCCAAAAAGTTGTTTTTTGCGACGGTTAATCGTGACCCTCGAAAATTAGCAAAATTATATTATGAGGAAGCCGTTTTGCTTTTTGAACAACAAAAAAGAAAAGAAGCTTCGGCTTTAATTGAAAGTGTTTTTTCAACTTTAATTCCAAAGTATTCGAATACTAAAAATAGCTTACCTAATCAAAAAAGCTTGTATGCAGAGACGATTTTATTAGATGCTTTTGATTTGCAAGCGGCAATTTACTCACAAGAGAACCAGCCTAAAAAAGCTTTAGAAGCCTATGGTCTCGCCTTCTACATTGAAGATTTATTTGCGAATCTATTGATTTATGAAAATTCTAAAATCATTACGCAAACCAGAGTTCGTACCCGAACCGAAAAATGCATTGCACTTTATGATGTTTTATATAAAAAAGAGCACAAACAGGCTTATATCGAATCGGCTTTTCAATTGGCTGAAAAAACAAAATCTACAGTTTTAAAAGACTATTTGTTGAAAACGAAAACAGCTTCCAGAGCGGAGAAATTGCATTTAGAGCAACTCCAAAACTGGACAGTTGAAATTGCGAAAGAGCAGCAAAAAGGAGACTCCGCAGACATTGTTAAGATTAATAAAGCCATTGAAAAACAAAATGAACTGGTTTTATCATTAAAAAAAATAGAATCAGAAAAGGGAGCCACAGAAGCTCCTGAAATCAATATTCAAAATTTGTTTACTAAATTGAAAGACGAGGGTGTTGTTCTGCTTAATTATTTTTCGGGTAGTGAAAAAACCTATTGTTTTACTTTCGAAAACAGCACTATCCAATTAAAGTCATTTAGTAATGATAAAGAAACAACAACTAAAATTTGGAAATTTATTGATTATTTTAAAGATGCTGATGCGATAGTGAATGATGTAAAAGGATACAGCCAGACGGGGAAAATAGTCTATGACATTTTGCAACTTCCCCGCAAAACTGACTTTAAAAAATTATTAATTATTCCTGATGGGATATTGAATTTTGTTTCTTTTGAAGCCTTGATTACAAAAGAATCGACTACGACTAATTTTGCTAAAATGCATTATTTAGTTCAGGATTATGCCATTGGATATAACAATTCGGTTGCTTTTTATTTGAATGAAATTGAGATTGAAAAGCCAAGAAAAAATGTGTTGGGTGTTTTTCCAGTATTTGAAAAAACGGATGATGCGTTGTCTTTTTCAAAAAAAGAAATGGCTTCTATAAAGCGAAATTTTGAAGGGCGATTTTTTGAAAACGAACAGGCTACTTTTGATCATTTCAAAAGTAATGCTAGTAGTTATTCAATTTTACATTTATCAACGCACGCTTCATCGGGAGATGTTGAGACTGCTGCGAGTATTAAATTTTATGACCAAGACATTCTTTATCCTGAATTGTATTCTTTAAAAATTAATCCTGATTTGGTTGTTTTGAGTGCTTGTGAAACAGGTGTAGGGAAACTGTATAAGTCAGAAGGAGCAATGAGTGTTGCTCGAGGGTTTCAGTTTGCAGGAGCTCGAAATTTGCTCTTTTCGTTATGGAAAGTAAATGACTTTACAACTTCGGTTTTTATGGATTATTTCTATAAGTATTGTAATAAAGGGGAGTCATATTTTGAAGCGAATCAAAAAGCGAAGCTCGATTTTTTGGAGGATAAAACGATTTCAAATACTAAAAAATCTCCTTATTATTGGAGTGCTTTTGTATATTATGGTGGAGTTGAGTCTGGGGCAGAAACTTTTAATTATGGGTATCTAATTTTTGGGTTTATAGCAGTAATTGGTTTACTTTTGGGATTCACGCGTTTCAAAAAATGGAAAAAATACAAGAAATCCTAA
- a CDS encoding acyl-CoA dehydrogenase family protein, whose protein sequence is MKPDLFQAPDYYLLDDLLTDEHKLVRDSARAWVKKAVSPIIEDYAQRAEFPKEIIPGLGEIGGFGPYIPTEYGGAGLDQISYGLLMQEIERGDSGIRSTSSVQSSLVMYPIWKYGDEAQRMKYLPKLATGEMMGCFGLTEPNYGSDPGSMITNFKDKGDHFLLNGAKMWISNAPFADIAIVWAKDESGRIHGLIVERGMEGFSTPETHNKWSLRASATGELIFDNVKVPKENILPNKSGLSAPLGCLDSARYGIAWGAIGAAMDCYDTALRYAKERIQFDKPIAGMQLQQKKLAEMITEITKAQLLAWRLGVLRNEGKATTAQISMAKRNNVNMAIQIAREARQILGGMGITGEYSIMRHMMNLESVITYEGTHDIHLLITGMDITGIPAFK, encoded by the coding sequence ATGAAGCCAGACCTATTTCAAGCGCCCGATTATTACCTCTTAGACGATTTATTGACTGACGAGCACAAACTAGTGCGTGATTCGGCACGGGCTTGGGTCAAGAAAGCGGTTTCTCCTATTATAGAAGATTATGCACAACGCGCTGAATTTCCTAAAGAGATTATTCCTGGACTAGGCGAAATAGGCGGTTTCGGCCCTTATATTCCAACCGAATACGGCGGAGCAGGCTTAGACCAGATTTCGTATGGTTTATTAATGCAAGAAATTGAACGGGGAGATTCAGGAATTCGTTCTACTTCATCTGTACAATCTTCCTTAGTGATGTACCCTATTTGGAAATACGGTGATGAAGCGCAACGCATGAAATATTTACCCAAACTAGCAACAGGCGAAATGATGGGTTGTTTTGGCTTGACCGAACCCAATTACGGTTCCGACCCAGGAAGTATGATTACTAATTTTAAAGACAAAGGCGATCATTTTTTATTGAATGGTGCCAAAATGTGGATATCAAATGCGCCCTTTGCAGACATCGCTATTGTTTGGGCAAAAGACGAATCGGGTCGCATTCACGGTTTGATTGTAGAACGTGGCATGGAAGGTTTTTCCACTCCTGAAACACACAATAAATGGTCGCTTCGTGCTTCAGCCACGGGAGAGTTAATTTTTGATAATGTCAAAGTTCCTAAAGAAAATATTTTACCAAACAAATCGGGATTGAGTGCGCCACTTGGCTGCTTGGATTCTGCCCGATACGGGATTGCTTGGGGTGCGATTGGAGCAGCTATGGACTGTTACGATACCGCTTTGCGCTATGCCAAAGAACGCATCCAGTTTGACAAACCTATAGCAGGTATGCAACTGCAACAAAAAAAACTAGCCGAAATGATTACTGAAATTACCAAAGCGCAATTACTTGCCTGGCGATTGGGGGTTTTACGAAACGAAGGCAAAGCCACCACAGCACAAATATCAATGGCAAAACGCAACAATGTTAACATGGCAATTCAAATTGCACGCGAAGCACGCCAAATTTTAGGAGGCATGGGTATTACAGGCGAATATTCCATTATGCGTCATATGATGAATTTGGAATCAGTGATTACGTATGAGGGAACCCACGATATTCATTTATTAATTACAGGAATGGATATTACGGGAATTCCAGCTTTTAAATAA